The DNA segment TTCCATAGCCATTTTTGGATATAATGAATCTCTGATGTCAGGCTGGAAAGGGAGGAGAATTAACCCATGATGAAACAACCATCATTTCTGGAGCTTTGGACTTGACTGAGAAAACTGCTAGAGATGCAATGACACCTTTGTCTAGAGTTTTTTCACTTGATCTTAATGCTAAACTTGACCAGTATGCAGCAAGCTCTCTACCCTTTTCTCCATTCAAAGTTTACATTCTTGTATTTCTACTAATATATCTGTCCTCAGTGAAACTATTGATCTGGTCATAAGCAGAGGCCACAGTCGTATACCAGTATACTCGGTTTCTCCAACAAACATTGTTGGCCTCGTTCTGGTAAGCAAAACCAAGCAGTCTTAAGTCGAACCGACAAAAAAAGATTATTACCTTAGAAAAAACGCTTTTCTCCGATAGGCACACGTTATTagcatttcatttaaaaaaatggtgGGCAAGTTCATTATGTTAATTTTCCTAACCACCGTGAAAGAAAATCTTGATTCGTTAGAACCTAAGTTGGTTTTTATATTGTTCTTGAAATGACAATAGGTCAAGAATTTGATCAAATGTCGGCCAGAAGACGATTTCCCCATCAAAAATCTTACCATAAGGAGAATACCTAGGTACATCATTCcaacaatttatatttattcCCTTCATTAATATTTTACTTACTAAACCGACTTCAAGACTTTCACCATATTATATCAAACTGTAACAAACTCTTCTTGTTTTTGGCGTGACAGATTCAATGAAAGTCTACCATTGTATGCCATATTGAACCAGTTTCAGAAAGGGCAGAGCCATATGGGTGTTGTTGTAAAGAATGTCAGTCATCTCAAGGATGTAGCAGAAAGTATGCCCCAAAAATCTAACGAGTCGAAACCGAACATCAACTCCAACTTAGACATAATAATTAGTGTAGAAAAGTTAAGTTCTTCCCCTAGTACAGATGAAGAAGTTCTTGGGATCATTACAATGGAAGATGTTCTGGAAGAACTACTACAGGTAAACTAAGTTCAcactaaattaaattttccaagTAGATGCTTTATTTTTTCTCCTCAATAATATCTAAAGCTCTATGTGCTTGTATGTTTCTTAAGGGACCAATACTGGACGAAACGGATGAATATGTTGACGTTCACAACAAGTAAGTTAGATTCAATCGTTAACCTCCTTCATCAAACGTACCAAGATTAATCTATACTATGTACCAAAGAAGAATCCTTTAGAGTAACCACTTTTAGTTTATTTGTCATGTCTCGTTTTGTTTCCTAAAATACTCCACCATCGCCATTTTTTATCTACTTAGGTTTTTTTCTCCATTTTTTAAAAGACTAATCCATTTACTATTGTTCTGaaccaataaattttttttatcatactGCTATTTTAATCTCTTCATGTGTTTGTTTAACTACCTAAAATACACATCACTTTAATAATGATATAGTTTGatgtttaaaatatcaaaatattttatacacaTCGTTACTCTTGTTTAATGAAAGAATTTACCTCTTTGTGTGTTCTACAGGATAAAGATTAATATATTAACTCCAGTTAAATTTGGACCCAAGTCTCCGGGAGTGGCATCACCTTCTCACCTGAATTGGCGAAGCCCAACTGGATCTCCCTATTCTTCTAGCCCTCAGACGCCACTCTCCTATCATCAAACAGCTACCACACGTTCGCCACTCTCTCCGTATATTCAATCACCTGTTACCAGACCAAGTCATTATCCATCATTAGGAAACTCAGTGACAAATTCTACAAATGGGATTGCTCGCCCTCGGTGCGGATCACCATCCACGTATCAGGTCAGATAACATAATATTTAGACAAAGTACACAATGTAAATCCAATTACGTAAGTATATTCTGTGATTTCCGACCTAATTCCTAAGTATTTaaagtgaaaaatatatatgcatTCTTACCCGACTAACAGCAAGTCTAGGTATGTTAACATTACATGGTTTCTTGATTTATATATGCCAAGGATGATAAAACTCCATTAAGAATAATTGATTCCCATCTGATGTTTAAATCAGGTTTCGAGGAAATCATACGAGAAGCTGAGAAATCCGGGCAGTTGATAATTCCCAGATGTAATGCGACTACACTATTTACAGCAAGCTTTGCCAATTGTCGGGATTATTCCTGTGATGTTTTGAAgccgaaaatttaaaagagaAAATCTTGGTTGTAAATTAGTGATGCTATTTAACTTAAGCAAAACATTCTATTGCCACCATTCTGTATCAACACTACCTGCTGAGTTTTGACTTTTTAGACAAGACGAACCACCACTGTGCTAAACTAACAAGTAAGATACACAGCACTTTGACACAGATAGATGCATAGAAAACTTTTAATAcacttaaaatttgaaaatccgGCAAAATGCTGCTAGATGATCCCTCTGATTGCAATATCCTCAAGATTGGATCTTTGCAAAAATAGATAGACCGTAAACATCACCCAGAGGCATGGAATTTGGTTTCCCAAAAGTTGAAGGTGTCTGGTTTGACTCGGTTTGCAAATGTAATTTATCATCTTTTCTCACATAAAGAATTGTGTGGGCCAAAAATATCTTTTAGCAAAATTCCAATCAACTCATAAATGGGCAATTCTTTTAGCATAAAACAGAACCATTCGTCTATCTGGATCAGAATTCAACCTATCATAAATGACAACTAGTGCACAGACACATTTCTCTCAAAAAACATTAACATATAACAAGCTGGAGAAAAAGCTATGAAAACTGTCACCATTCTCCAACAAATCACATTTCCACTCACAACAGACCCGTTTTCATGGACACAAAGCAACCTAAATCTCCACAATGACAGTCGTGGGTTGCCATTCCAACAACCAAGAACATGGAGAGGGTGCACGGCTGGGCAAAGGGGTTCACCGGACCGTCAACCCCAGACACAAGACAGCCCAAGAATAAAGAAAGCCTTGCAAGAAAAGGTAACACAACTAGAAACAATGAAAGCAGCAGAGATTACgaagaaaatgatgataaaataCCTGAAATTGTGTGGAAGAGAATGATTTCGAGAATCTTGGCGTACGTAGGCGTGCCATTGTTAACGAGTTTCGCTTTGCTGCAAGCTTTCAGCATaataaaagaacaaaaattgtgTGATCCGCTGATTTGACGAATTTGATTACTTTTGGAGCCTCGGCACTTGGGATAGCTTTTGGCAGTCTCTCAATTATGAACCTATTTATCATTTAGAAGGTGTATTCAATCTAgaatatttattgatttttaatgatttttctagattttaaaagtttagaTGTATTCATTTAAGATTTTACATACTCTATAAAAGTCTaatgatattcaaaatagactttcatatggttttaaaaagtcaagtgatattcaacattgacttttaaaaactctgtaaatgttattcaaattttcaatagacttttaataatttcatggaattcattaacatacaaacattaaagcTTAATAtacaactataaattgtcaaaaattgtatttggttcaacccaaagatttggatggatttttaaaacttctaacttATACACAAACTATTTAAATCTCTCTCCGTCGTTTCACATCACCTCTCTTCACATCACATCTCTTCTTATCTTCTCTTCTCTCATCTATCTATatcattctctcaaattttcgaagtgtatctctatatatattttcatcttttcttttaaaattttttcattttttggcttattattcatttaataatttattttaatatcataggaaattttgtattctaaaattgattttgtgattttaaatttatgatttatacaaattaatgtaatattcaataataataaaagatgataaaaaaaatatcgtttaattcttaataattgaatagcctcacaacaaccatgattttataaattctttttagcattttcaattaatatataagctatgatatttttatacaaaattatatccagacaatgctaaataatattcttttcacatgtatattatcaattcaaaaacaagattacaaattaatcaattgataaattttaaaaaatttacaaacatgcaTACAAACCCACGTATATACGCATGtaaggattaaatgatttaacttttaaataagtatatttatttattaatataaatattgaaaaattatttcaaactgaatatgttatatatgtcaattaattattggttcaaaaaaattactaaaaaacaatatgttataattaagtacaaaatttataaaacgcTATAAAAAAGATTTCACAAAAgtctataaaaatcttgcaaaaaaatctacatgaatccacataaatctgtgagaatccataaaagtcaataaaaatctatcaatttcataaaagtctatcatttgaaaaagtcattaaaaatcatcaaaactctgAATTGAATACACCTCACttaatttaaatgaattatttttataattaaaagtaTTGTGCACGACACGTGACCAAAAATAACACGTGAgagaattatttttataattatttttatagttAAAAATATTGTGCACGGCACGTGACCAAAAATAGCACGTGAGACgatctcaaattattttttaggtATGTGAATCCGACCTGTTTCCCAAAAATAACTTGCGGGAAGGTCTCACGTCATTTTGTTTGTTTACTTTTTAGATGAGACTTTAGAGAcgatgatttttcttttttcttttttttttgtactaGTTAGAAGTAAAAGTGATTGGGTTATTTTTTCCATTTGATATGTATTTGAGCATAGCAAAGAAATTTCATCGAAGAATGGCGTCACACTCACGAAATTAGACACAATCATGGTTACACTTGATCAAAATCGAAATCGTAAACTTGAAATTGAATTTGGGAGAGACCGAGCCTTTGGCTCAGTGGTCTAATCCGGGATTCCCTTGTGAATTGCCCGTATTCGATCCCCACCCCTTAGACTAGgactctaaaaaaaaaaaatttaatttgggaACTAATTAGAGTTGAATTTCAACTGGAGTTGCATGGAGAGCTACGACTATTTAACCAAACGCacattcatgtttttttttttaaaaaaaaacattcacaTCAACATCTATATttctatgttatattttattttattaagagtaagtctcttttgagacggtctcacgaatctttatctgtgaaacaggtcaatcctatcgatattcacaataaagagtaatattcttagcataaaaagtaatattttttcatggatgacccaaataagatatctgtctcacaaaatacgacctgtgagaccgtctcacacaagtttttgcctattattaaacataaaccccttctataaatttaattttgatataatgatctatctttttatttgatatcaaatatacccttaattttatgtaattttagaTATTGTAAAAACAACTCTATCATTGTAAATATATCATGATATAAAATTATCTCAATCTAATCCAAATCTTATCAAGTTTCATCTCtcattcaaatattattataaatcatcataaatttttacaaatattcttaaaaaaacgTAATCtacaaagttttaaatttaactTAATCTCAAACTTTTTTAgacaaaaaataattcaaaacatttttttagttAAGAATTATTCTTAATAATGAATTACATGTATTTTGTAtagtcaaataattattattttttttgaagaaatattgaaataattatttgagtgtTCTGTAATTATCTCTAACATAAGAAGATTATTAAACTTTGTATCAAcatcataatatttaaattatcagaattgattttttttttattaaaaagaagaaaaacccaTGATTCGCTGGTGATGTTTATCAAAAATTCGAAATCCAGAGATCAATATCTTGATCAAGaacaatacatatatatattaatctCTCTTCCAATCTAAACAATCAACGCCacaaacttcaaaaaaaaaaatcgtaatgGCTTTCAATGTATCCTCCATTGGCCACCAGCTTTCAGAACCAATATCAGTCTTGGGAATGAAATTATGGGTTGTTATCGTAATCGGCGTTTTAATAATCCTGCTTTTAATTCTCACCTTCGTTCTTGTATTCCGGAAACGCAGGGAAAACAGCACGAAAGCATCAAACCCGGGATTGCCGATCAATCCAAGTTTCATGGATAAAAGGCTGTTATCCGTTAAGAGATGGGATGTTGAGGAGAATATGGAGGAACCAGAAAAACAAGTGATGTATTATGATGATCATCAATGGCCTGGGATTAATGGGAAAAGTATAGCTGGTACTAGTGATGTGGAGGACTTGAAACAAGTGGTGTTGGATACCGGATCCGTGAACCGTTGGACTTTGAGGgagattgaagaagctactgGTGGACTGGTTGACGAGAATGTGATCGGGAGTGGCGATCATGGGATCGTTTTTCGCGGTTTATCGATCGATAATACTCAAGTTGTTGTTAAAAGACTATATAATAGCAGGTATGATTAAGAACAGCCGAAAAAGAAGATAAGAGCTGACATGACAAGCTAAAAAAGATTACAATTTCACGCgtgatcttttttttaaaaaaaaaaaattcaagtttttaTGCATGGAATTGATTGGATAACCCTTCGAGGATCCATTGATTTGTGGGCTAATAAATTGACAGGAGTAGAGTGAACGGATTTGTTAGAGAGGCGGAGGCAATGTTGTTGATTAAGCACAAGAATTTGGCGAGGTTGATGGGATATTGTGCAGAAGGAACATATCGGTACGTAATACGTATCCTTCCCTTTTTCATGACTATTTGATATCAAAAACTCAGAATACAACTTAGTGTATCCTGATGCGATTAATTCCTATATATCTTCTAAAAAGCTTGTTTAACTTTCAATGAAATTACATGATTtcgctaaaaaaaaaaaacagatttaTATCATGTAATTTTTGTGCCCATCCATGGGTCATACGGCCAAGTCTGGTTATCTTGTAATGCGGGTTATGTATGATTAATTTCATGTCCCGACTGTAACTAAATTTTTGAATCTTTATTGCATATAATCACGTATCTTATTTGTTAATGGTTAATATTGTTCGTTCAGGTTGCTGGTTTGCGAGTATGTAGACAATGGGAATCTTGACCAGTGGCTTCACCAGTCGATAGGCCAAGTGAGCCCTCTAAGTTGGAATATACGAGTGAGGATTATCATAGGAATCGCAAAAGGGTTTGTTAATCTTTACTGAATATAAACTTCTTTAATTTGTTATTGCATTTTTTATCTCCTTGATCTACTAGGCGAGTCAAGAGTGGCCGAACGAGGCTGGCGTCACCGAcgcctaatttttttttattttatatcatcatCTTAATTGAAATTTTTAGTTTCGACAGAGTATTCCTATCtgttatatgattttcattttcCTATGGTAAATGATTTGTAGTTCTCtttaaaaactataaaaatttGTGGGTTATAGTACGTATATGCGTATGCATGTGTGGTATAAAAACTGCAAGATATGTTTGATTTATGCACAGTTTGGCTTACCTTCACGAAGACATAGAGCCAGCGGTGATTCATCAAAGTTTGAAATCAACCAATATATTGGTTGATAAACAATGGAATCCTAAGATTTCTGATTATGGGATGACCAAGCTTTTAGGACCTGAGTGGAATCATGTCACGACTCCTTCGATGGGAATGATAGGGTaaatatactttttcttccCTTTGAGTTTAAGAATCTTTTATGCATTAAACTTCtatgtatttaatattttaataaatgaatttcaaattacacATATCTTGGTGTatttaaaatcgaaatttttaatttgaaatcaGTCGATCCAAGCACAATAAGAAATATTAAGTATTATGTTGCCTATGTAGGTATATTGCACCGGAGTTAACGAACACGAGTTCAGTGAGCACGAAGACCGATGTTTACAGCTTTGGAATTCTTGTAATGGAGATTGTATCCGGGAAGAATTCGACATATTCGACTTTAGGGGATATAGAGGTAAACCTCATATCCTGATTTTATAAGGGAAATATCAAATTTCTTGCATTTAACAGCTTGGGTTCTCGCAGGAATATTTGGTGGATTGGGTAAAATCCATGGTGTCAAACCAAAAATACAATCTCGTACTCGATCCTATGTTGCCTGAACCCCCACTAATGAAGGAACTAAAACGAATTCTTCTTATTGCTCTTCGGTGCGTGGATTTTGAAGTCGAAAATAGGCCGAAAATGGGAGATATTATCCATATGTTAGAGCCTCGTGACTTGTTGCTTAGTGATGTAAGTATGCTTCATTCATCGAATGTAACGAGTTGTGAGATGTGATGCATGTGatcaataaaaatgaaatatatatatattttaattttaaaattaaagtattcaatttttaaaattgaaatgatttCTAACATATTAAATTGAGTTGTTAAACGACATTTTGGAATTATTAAAAGATTTCACTAATATATCAAAAGTTTGTTTAGTATATGGTTGTTTAATATCGAGgtttaactttaattaatagtatatattttttatgaaactCCAGCTTATTAATTTCAGTATGATATATCCTTAATTTGGGAACTAAGGACCTTCAATTATGtcaacaaaaaatttgaattgtcatatttgaaatttcgaaaaatttaaaatttaatttatcgtctatataatatatgataggGGTGTAAGTTTGGTGGTAACACGAAATATTTAaatcaacatcataaaatattatatttgtttctTGCAGGAACGTATGGTAAACAGACAGACTTCTAGGCGTATCTCCTCGAAAGAAGATCACTTTTGAAATTACGGAAGATttctaacattttttttctaaaatacatgtcaatttaaaaattagaacaaatttgaaattgaaattttccaaaactcacaCACACCCTTTTCTTTGATCATAGCTTGACCTTTTcaggaaaatatatttatatacatttggtTTATTTAGAgtttatatatttcatatctAAGTCCACTAAATTAATTGTTTAGATTATTTTCAAACCatgacttttaataattatattttcagttttttatgccgtaaaaactattttggaACTCATTTTGCAaatctatatattatttaaatgtaatacttcaatccaaatgcaacatactaaaaaaagaaaataaaatttaaaagtaaatgaGACAGGACGTGAATAGTTAGAGAAAATATAAATGTAAgggaaattaatttaattgattagGAAGTGTTTTTTACaggagaagttggtgaaaaatccccaatcaaaatatttctttgggttcactccctaccacaaaattgtggtactatgtcata comes from the Primulina huaijiensis isolate GDHJ02 chromosome 8, ASM1229523v2, whole genome shotgun sequence genome and includes:
- the LOC140982776 gene encoding probable serine/threonine-protein kinase At1g01540 produces the protein MDKRLLSVKRWDVEENMEEPEKQVMYYDDHQWPGINGKSIAGTSDVEDLKQVVLDTGSVNRWTLREIEEATGGLVDENVIGSGDHGIVFRGLSIDNTQVVVKRLYNSRSRVNGFVREAEAMLLIKHKNLARLMGYCAEGTYRLLVCEYVDNGNLDQWLHQSIGQVSPLSWNIRVRIIIGIAKGLAYLHEDIEPAVIHQSLKSTNILVDKQWNPKISDYGMTKLLGPEWNHVTTPSMGMIGYIAPELTNTSSVSTKTDVYSFGILVMEIVSGKNSTYSTLGDIEEYLVDWVKSMVSNQKYNLVLDPMLPEPPLMKELKRILLIALRCVDFEVENRPKMGDIIHMLEPRDLLLSDERMVNRQTSRRISSKEDHF
- the LOC140982775 gene encoding DUF21 domain-containing protein At5g52790-like isoform X1 — protein: MCNDTVFGFIISIEIFAEKIYPIVKNQHLLLCTLLISNSLAMEALPIFLDALLPAWGAILISVTLILAFGEIIPQSVCSRYGLSIGARLSVLVRLLVLIVFPLSYPISKLLDLLLGKRHSALLRRAELKTLVDMHGNEAGKGGELTHDETTIISGALDLTEKTARDAMTPLSRVFSLDLNAKLDHETIDLVISRGHSRIPVYSVSPTNIVGLVLVKNLIKCRPEDDFPIKNLTIRRIPRFNESLPLYAILNQFQKGQSHMGVVVKNVSHLKDVAESMPQKSNESKPNINSNLDIIISVEKLSSSPSTDEEVLGIITMEDVLEELLQGPILDETDEYVDVHNKIKINILTPVKFGPKSPGVASPSHLNWRSPTGSPYSSSPQTPLSYHQTATTRSPLSPYIQSPVTRPSHYPSLGNSVTNSTNGIARPRCGSPSTYQVSRKSYEKLRNPGS
- the LOC140982775 gene encoding DUF21 domain-containing protein At5g52790-like isoform X2, which codes for MAANDVPCCETMFWVYLVISVSLVSFAGLMSGLTLGLMSLSLVDLEVLIKAGQPEDRKNAEKIYPIVKNQHLLLCTLLISNSLAMEALPIFLDALLPAWGAILISVTLILAFGEIIPQSVCSRYGLSIGARLSVLVRLLVLIVFPLSYPISKLLDLLLGKRHSALLRRAELKTLVDMHGNEAGKGGELTHDETTIISGALDLTEKTARDAMTPLSRVFSLDLNAKLDHETIDLVISRGHSRIPVYSVSPTNIVGLVLVKNLIKCRPEDDFPIKNLTIRRIPRFNESLPLYAILNQFQKGQSHMGVVVKNVSHLKDVAESMPQKSNESKPNINSNLDIIISVEKLSSSPSTDEEVLGIITMEDVLEELLQGPILDETDEYVDVHNKIKINILTPVKFGPKSPGVASPSHLNWRSPTGSPYSSSPQTPLSYHQTATTRSPLSPYIQSPVTRPSHYPSLGNSVTNSTNGIARPRCGSPSTYQVSRKSYEKLRNPGS